A part of Vulpes lagopus strain Blue_001 chromosome 4, ASM1834538v1, whole genome shotgun sequence genomic DNA contains:
- the LOC121489881 gene encoding zinc finger protein 705A-like isoform X1 gives MQPLESVTFEDVAIDFSKEEWALLDMSQRKLFRDVMLENIRHLVSLGYQHCKSDVVFQSEQGEELWSEGTGFLQGQSPGRESALKEQEMVATQHISRKDTSTIIPAQKSHTPEDPFEYSNLEEDFTHSFMLTQHLLTHTEKTPFISKQCPKSLSDQSYLNHHKQIHTRGKSCECHLCGKAFSNCSSLRRHEMTHTGEKPYECHICGNAFIQSSDLRKHNLTHTGEKPYECHLCGKAFSQSSNLRQHERTHTGEQPYECHLCGKAFSKCSALRRHERTHTGEKPYECHLCGKSFSQCSALRRHEGTHNGEKIMNAFSKYSDLR, from the exons ATGCAGCCATTG GAATCAGTGACATTTGAAGATGTAGCTATAGACTTCTCCAAGGAAGAGTGGGCCCTGTTGGACATGTCCCAGCGAAAGCTATTCAGAGATGTAATGCTGGAAAATATACGTCATCTGGTCTCTCTGG GGTATCAGCATTGCAAATCAGATGTAGTTTTCCAGTCGGAGCAAGGAGAAGAGCTGTGGAGTGAAGGAACTGGATTTCTCCAAGGCCAGAGTCCAG GCAGAGAAAGTGCCCTTAAAGAACAAGAAATGGTAGCCACACAACATATCAGCAGAAAGGACACATCTACAATCATACCAGCA CAGAAATCTCATACTCCAGAGGATCCCTTTGAATACAGTAATTTGGAAGAAGATTTTACTCATAGCTTCATGTTGACTCAACATTTGTTAACTCACACAGAAAAGACACCTTTTATCAGTAAACAGTGTCCAAAATCTCTTAGTGACCAGTCATACCTTAATCACCATAAGCAAATTCACACTAGAGGTAAATCGTGTGAGTGCCACCTGTGTGGAAAAGCCTTTAGTAATTGCTCGAGCCTTAGAAGACACGAGATgactcacactggagagaaaccgtATGAATGCCATATCTGTGGGAATGCCTTTATTCAAAGCTCTGACCTTAGAAAACACAATCTaactcacactggagagaaaccatatgaatgTCATCTGTGTGGAAAAGCCTTCAGCCAGTCCTCCAACCTCAGACAGCACGAGAGAACACACACTGGAGAACAGCCATATGAATGTCATctgtgtgggaaagccttcagtaaATGTTCTGCCCTTCGACGCCATGAGAGAactcacactggagaaaaaccttACGAATGTCATCTATGTGGGAAATCCTTCAGTCAGTGTTCTGCTCTGAGACGACATGAGGGAACCCACAATGGAGAGAAAATTATGAATGCCTTCAGTAAATATTCCGACCTTAGGTAA
- the LOC121489881 gene encoding zinc finger protein 596-like isoform X2, with amino-acid sequence MQPLESVTFEDVAIDFSKEEWALLDMSQRKLFRDVMLENIRHLVSLGYQHCKSDVVFQSEQGEELWSEGTGFLQGQSPGRESALKEQEMVATQHISRKDTSTIIPAKSHTPEDPFEYSNLEEDFTHSFMLTQHLLTHTEKTPFISKQCPKSLSDQSYLNHHKQIHTRGKSCECHLCGKAFSNCSSLRRHEMTHTGEKPYECHICGNAFIQSSDLRKHNLTHTGEKPYECHLCGKAFSQSSNLRQHERTHTGEQPYECHLCGKAFSKCSALRRHERTHTGEKPYECHLCGKSFSQCSALRRHEGTHNGEKIMNAFSKYSDLR; translated from the exons ATGCAGCCATTG GAATCAGTGACATTTGAAGATGTAGCTATAGACTTCTCCAAGGAAGAGTGGGCCCTGTTGGACATGTCCCAGCGAAAGCTATTCAGAGATGTAATGCTGGAAAATATACGTCATCTGGTCTCTCTGG GGTATCAGCATTGCAAATCAGATGTAGTTTTCCAGTCGGAGCAAGGAGAAGAGCTGTGGAGTGAAGGAACTGGATTTCTCCAAGGCCAGAGTCCAG GCAGAGAAAGTGCCCTTAAAGAACAAGAAATGGTAGCCACACAACATATCAGCAGAAAGGACACATCTACAATCATACCAGCA AAATCTCATACTCCAGAGGATCCCTTTGAATACAGTAATTTGGAAGAAGATTTTACTCATAGCTTCATGTTGACTCAACATTTGTTAACTCACACAGAAAAGACACCTTTTATCAGTAAACAGTGTCCAAAATCTCTTAGTGACCAGTCATACCTTAATCACCATAAGCAAATTCACACTAGAGGTAAATCGTGTGAGTGCCACCTGTGTGGAAAAGCCTTTAGTAATTGCTCGAGCCTTAGAAGACACGAGATgactcacactggagagaaaccgtATGAATGCCATATCTGTGGGAATGCCTTTATTCAAAGCTCTGACCTTAGAAAACACAATCTaactcacactggagagaaaccatatgaatgTCATCTGTGTGGAAAAGCCTTCAGCCAGTCCTCCAACCTCAGACAGCACGAGAGAACACACACTGGAGAACAGCCATATGAATGTCATctgtgtgggaaagccttcagtaaATGTTCTGCCCTTCGACGCCATGAGAGAactcacactggagaaaaaccttACGAATGTCATCTATGTGGGAAATCCTTCAGTCAGTGTTCTGCTCTGAGACGACATGAGGGAACCCACAATGGAGAGAAAATTATGAATGCCTTCAGTAAATATTCCGACCTTAGGTAA